The following are from one region of the Oncorhynchus kisutch isolate 150728-3 unplaced genomic scaffold, Okis_V2 Okis03b-Okis08b_hom, whole genome shotgun sequence genome:
- the LOC116359574 gene encoding putative ubiquitin carboxyl-terminal hydrolase 50: MERRNNPSLGPSLGSSLGSSLGPSLGSSLGSSLGPSLGSSLGSSLGPSLGSSLGSSLGPSLGSSLGSSLGPSLGSSLGSSLGPSLGSSLGSSLGPSLGSSLGSSLGPSLGSSLGSSLGPSLGSSLGSSLGPSLGPSLGPSLGSSLGSSLGSSVSSSLGSSLGSSLGSSLGSSLGSSLGSSVSSSLGSSVSSSLDSSLGSSVSSSLGSSVGSSLGSSVSSSLDSSLGSSVSSSLGSSLGSSVGSSVAANPSGVQGQVMPMEELGCSSGWGEQGKREDRRLAGVCGLANSGNSCYMNAVLQCLFSTVPLVEHLLSSHKRSQLAKRNSPVAGVFVHLFQEVWQGQGGTSFTSPGEMRALVSSLHPQFNNQSQQDAQELLLLLLNALHDDLKNKGERRQTGSSQRLCLGRKSLSSAPAAGDSTVVTRLFEGQLSYQMLCLRCDGHSHSNQVFTILSLPIPLDSYKCSLQDCLSLFFQQSTLTCGDQKLCPECGVKRDTAVLTSMAKPPEILVLHLKRFGCHGSEKRKLRTNVLFSLDSLDLTPFLSRPSANHTSYSLYAVVNHTGDLDMGHYTALCHSTLSSSWHHFDDTTVSEVVDFLVQSPNAYILLYSRQPFHRPTIPQI; the protein is encoded by the exons atggagaGAAGAAACAAT CCTAGCCTGGGCCCTAGCCTGGGTTCTAGTCTGGGTTCTAGTCTGGGCCCTAGCCTGGGTTCTAGTCTGGGTTCTAGTCTGGGCCCTAGCCTGGGTTCTAGTCTGGGTTCCAGCCTGGGCCCTAGCCTGGGTTCTAGTCTGGGTTCCAGCCTGGGCCCTAGCCTGGGTTCTAGTCTGGGTTCCAGCCTGGGCCCTAGCCTGGGTTCTAGTCTGGGTTCCAGCCTGGGCCCTAGCCTGGGTTCTAGTCTGGGTTCCAGCCTGGGCCCTAGCCTGGGTTCTAGTCTGGGTTCCAGCCTGGGCCCTAGCCTGGGTTCTAGTCTGGGTTCCAGCCTGGGCCCTAGCCTGGGTTCTAGCCTGGGTTCCAGCCTGGGCCCTAGCCTGGGCCCTAGCCTGGGCCCTAGCCTGGGTTCTAGTCTGGGTTCCAGCCTGGGTTCTAGCGTGAGTTCTAGCCTGGGTTCTAGTCTGGGTTCTAGTCTGGGTTCCAGCCTGGGTTCTAGTCTGGGTTCCAGCCTGGGTTCTAGCGTGAGTTCTAGCCTGGGTTCTAGCGTGAGTTCCAGTCTGGATTCTAGCCTGGGTTCTAGCGTGAGTTCCAGCCTGGGTTCTAGCGTGGGTTCTAGTCTGGGATCTAGCGTGAGTTCCAGTCTGGATTCTAGCCTGGGTTCTAGCGTGAGTTCCAGTCTGGGTTCTAGTCTGGGATCTAGCGTGGGTTCTAGCGT TGCAGCCAATCCCAGCGGTGTTCAGGGTCAGGTGATGCCCATGGAGGAGTTGGGGTGTAGCTCAGGATGGGGGgagcaggggaagagagaggacaggcggCTGGCGGGGGTGTGTGGTCTGGCTAACAGTGGTAACTCCTGCTACATGAATGCTGTGCTGCAGTGTCTCTTCTCCACTGTGCCGTTGGTGGAACACCTTCTCAGCTCACACAAACGCTCCCAGCTGGCCAA gcGTAACAGTCCTGTAGCGGGGGTGTTTGTGCACCTCTTCCAGGAGGTGTGGCAGGGTCAGGGGGGTACCAGCTTCACCTCTCCAGGGGAGATGAGGGCCTTGGTCTCCTCCCTGCACCCCCAGTTCAACAACCAATCACAGCAGGACGCCCAGGAGCTACTCCTCCTCCTGCTCAACGCCCTGCATGATGACCTCAAGAat AAGGGGGAGAGACGCCAGACAGGTTCTTCCCAGCGGTTGTGTCTGGGCAGGAAGTCGCTCAGCTCGGCGCCAGCGGCGGGGGATTCTACGGTGGTGACACGTCTCTTCGAGGGACAACTCAGCTACCAGATGCTGTGTCTGCGCTGCGACGGACACTCTCACAGCAACCAAGTCTTCACCATCCTGTCTCTGCCTATACCACTGGACTCATACAAGTGTTCCCTACAG gaCTGCCTGTCGCTGTTCTTTCAGCAGAGTACGTTGACGTGTGGAGATCAGAAGTTGTGTCCAGAGTGTGGAGTCAAGAGAGACACAGCTGTCCTCACCAGCATGGCCAAACCACCTGAGATACTGGTGCTGCACCTCAAACG TTTTGGTTGCCATGGGAGTGAGAAGAGGAAGTTGAGGACCAATGTGTTGTTCTCATTGGACAGTTTAGACCTAACCCCCTTCCTGTCCAGACCCTCAGCCAATCACACCAGCTACTCTCTCTACGCAGTGGTG AACCACACAGGAGACCTGGACATGGGTCACTACACAGCCCTGTGCCACAGTACCCTGTCCAGCAGCTGGCACCACTTCGACGACACGACCGTGAGCGAGGTAGTGGACTTCTTGGTGCAGTCTCCTAACGCCTACATCCTGCTGTACAGCCGTCAACCCTTCCACAGACCCACCATACCCCAGATCTGA